Proteins encoded within one genomic window of Spirulina major PCC 6313:
- a CDS encoding ATP-binding protein, which yields MDLKSHQFIKFFEPEQAEELSARAIIETFSDHVVIFEEGEVSDYLYLVLDGTVLFRKHTINDHYQIVAQANSDDFFGEFGILDGKPRSAQAMVCEGATLARFPRNVLIDILNNTKGETVLHLFNFIIQRLRTTTEEFVKQVTYKDKMVLLGEMVNTIIHDFKSPLSSINLSSSMLREMYEDDEDTIEWCELIQQQSIRMAAMAEELLEFSRGSAHLRKQDINLTAALHRFEKLNRIYFAQANVTFVLSCPESLTLEADENKLMRALQNLVVNAVEALDGEGGEIGVTVTTGKVGVTIAIQDNGPGIPLEIRETFFEAFVTYGKKRGTGLGTAIAKSIIDAHQGQIRFETEVGQGTTFFIQLPFQGSQFL from the coding sequence ATGGATCTCAAAAGCCACCAGTTCATTAAATTCTTTGAACCTGAACAAGCTGAGGAACTGTCAGCACGGGCGATTATTGAAACGTTTTCAGACCATGTTGTTATTTTTGAAGAAGGTGAAGTTTCAGATTATCTTTACCTAGTTTTAGACGGCACTGTGCTCTTCCGAAAACATACGATCAATGATCATTACCAAATTGTTGCCCAAGCCAATTCTGATGATTTCTTTGGTGAGTTCGGAATTTTAGATGGTAAGCCTCGTAGTGCCCAAGCCATGGTGTGCGAAGGTGCAACCCTAGCAAGGTTTCCCCGTAATGTTCTCATTGATATTCTCAATAATACAAAGGGTGAAACCGTTCTTCATCTCTTTAATTTTATTATTCAACGGCTGCGCACCACCACTGAAGAGTTTGTCAAGCAGGTGACCTATAAAGACAAAATGGTGTTGTTGGGTGAAATGGTCAATACCATCATCCATGACTTCAAAAGTCCCCTCAGTAGCATCAACTTATCCAGTAGTATGTTACGGGAAATGTACGAAGATGATGAAGACACGATTGAATGGTGTGAGTTGATTCAACAGCAGTCAATTCGGATGGCGGCCATGGCGGAAGAATTGCTGGAATTTTCGCGGGGAAGTGCCCATCTTCGTAAACAGGACATTAATTTAACGGCGGCGCTCCATCGCTTTGAAAAACTGAATCGTATTTATTTTGCTCAGGCCAATGTGACGTTTGTCTTGAGTTGCCCTGAGTCCCTCACCCTGGAAGCGGATGAGAATAAGTTAATGCGGGCGTTGCAAAATTTGGTGGTGAATGCGGTGGAGGCGTTGGATGGCGAGGGGGGCGAGATCGGCGTGACCGTGACGACCGGAAAAGTGGGGGTCACGATCGCTATTCAAGATAATGGCCCGGGTATTCCGCTGGAAATTCGGGAAACTTTTTTTGAGGCGTTTGTGACCTATGGGAAGAAGCGAGGCACGGGGTTAGGGACAGCGATCGCAAAATCTATTATTGATGCTCACCAAGGCCAAATTCGCTTTGAAACCGAGGTGGGCCAAGGCACGACCTTTTTCATTCAACTGCCGTTCCAAGGGTCTCAATTCCTGTAG
- a CDS encoding succinate--CoA ligase subunit alpha: MMFPLIQTNHILLQGIHEPLAQRMIAPMRRYGTEIVAGVSVGQGGSQVDDIPVFDLVEQAIAAVGDIDTSVVCVPPDQVADAALEAIAAGIRQLILVPPQVPPLDTLSLINRAKATGTVILGAGSAGLIVPDRFLVGTLDPQCYSVGSVGIIDRTDRIGDAIAWELSQAGIGQSVAVHLGTGSILGTTFADWIPLFASNDDTKAIVLLEQHLWGNEAAATVIPSNIDKPIFAYVAGQTLPVNAPPGDSATSIASQKVHALPHTNTAAEKIAAYKAAKIRVAQSPQQLTEWLAKALK; this comes from the coding sequence ATGATGTTCCCCCTCATTCAAACCAACCATATTTTGCTCCAGGGCATTCACGAACCCCTCGCCCAACGGATGATCGCGCCGATGCGTCGCTACGGGACGGAGATCGTGGCGGGGGTCAGTGTGGGGCAAGGGGGCAGCCAGGTGGACGATATCCCAGTATTTGACTTGGTGGAGCAAGCGATCGCTGCTGTGGGCGACATTGATACCAGCGTGGTTTGTGTGCCGCCGGATCAGGTGGCGGATGCGGCCCTCGAAGCGATCGCCGCCGGGATTCGTCAGCTGATCCTCGTGCCGCCCCAAGTGCCGCCCTTGGATACCCTATCCCTGATTAACCGCGCCAAGGCCACGGGAACGGTGATCCTGGGGGCGGGCAGTGCCGGGTTAATTGTGCCGGATCGGTTTTTGGTGGGAACCCTTGACCCCCAATGCTACAGCGTCGGCTCAGTGGGAATCATTGACCGCACCGATCGCATTGGCGATGCGATCGCTTGGGAACTAAGCCAAGCCGGAATTGGGCAATCCGTCGCCGTTCACCTCGGCACCGGGTCAATTTTGGGAACTACCTTCGCCGATTGGATTCCCCTCTTTGCCAGCAACGACGACACAAAAGCGATCGTCCTTCTCGAACAACACCTCTGGGGTAACGAAGCCGCCGCCACGGTCATCCCCTCCAACATCGATAAGCCCATTTTTGCCTATGTGGCCGGGCAAACTCTCCCGGTGAACGCGCCGCCTGGCGATTCCGCCACCTCGATCGCCTCCCAAAAAGTTCACGCCCTCCCCCACACCAACACCGCCGCCGAAAAAATCGCCGCCTACAAAGCCGCTAAAATCCGCGTCGCCCAATCCCCCCAACAACTAACGGAATGGCTGGCGAAAGCCCTGAAGTAG
- a CDS encoding agmatine deiminase family protein, with protein MGTAIRPRFGSMIDAIAAGGGGLHCTTPQEP; from the coding sequence TTGGGAACGGCGATACGTCCTCGGTTTGGATCAATGATTGATGCGATCGCCGCTGGCGGGGGCGGCCTCCACTGCACCACCCCACAAGAACCCTAA
- a CDS encoding ATP-grasp domain-containing protein: MDLLEYQAKTLFRDVGIPVLPSQRIYQPRDIKKLQVPYPVVLKSQVRVGGRAKAGGIRFVENTIDAIAATQTILTIAIAGEYPELVLAEARYATQQELYLAIVLDYHFQHPVLLGSGRGGVEVDTALDDIQIVVIEGEFSPFHARRLAIQMGLTGESIQAVGHIVEKMYELFASKDLDSIEINPLGINAAGEVMALDGKITLSDTAIARHPQLQTLLDHPDDQDPQPTPLVKAPAGWSNPKKGEVGLISPNPGVAAMVWDGLAKSKTRPGQSWPLDPYGDLAAQTTRALQAAIDWPDLKSVVVYLPGELAPVMGAAIATLLAPPSTPSTDDRLERPTALAVSRQRRAQPVAPAPTERLKPLPKLVLYCPGGLTDVDLAALDTLPIHSVTTIDQLLAALTA, from the coding sequence ATGGATTTATTGGAGTATCAGGCGAAGACATTGTTTCGGGATGTGGGCATTCCGGTGTTGCCGTCTCAGCGTATTTACCAACCGCGTGATATTAAAAAACTACAGGTTCCCTATCCGGTGGTGCTCAAGTCTCAGGTGCGTGTCGGGGGACGGGCCAAGGCAGGGGGGATTCGGTTTGTGGAAAATACAATTGATGCGATCGCCGCCACCCAAACCATTCTTACGATTGCGATCGCGGGGGAATATCCCGAACTCGTCCTCGCCGAAGCCCGCTACGCCACCCAACAGGAACTCTATTTAGCGATCGTCCTGGACTACCATTTTCAGCATCCGGTGCTGCTGGGGTCGGGGCGGGGTGGGGTCGAAGTGGATACGGCCCTCGATGATATTCAAATCGTGGTGATTGAGGGGGAATTTTCCCCGTTTCATGCCCGGCGGTTAGCGATTCAAATGGGCTTAACCGGAGAGAGTATTCAAGCGGTGGGCCATATCGTCGAAAAAATGTATGAGCTTTTCGCCAGTAAAGACCTCGACAGTATTGAAATTAACCCCTTGGGGATCAATGCAGCGGGAGAAGTGATGGCCCTTGATGGCAAAATTACCCTCAGCGATACGGCGATCGCCCGACATCCCCAACTCCAGACCCTCCTCGACCATCCCGACGATCAAGACCCCCAGCCCACGCCCCTCGTCAAAGCACCAGCGGGCTGGTCAAATCCCAAAAAAGGGGAAGTGGGGTTAATCAGTCCTAATCCAGGAGTCGCGGCGATGGTCTGGGATGGCTTGGCAAAAAGTAAGACGCGCCCCGGCCAAAGTTGGCCCCTTGACCCCTATGGCGATCTGGCCGCCCAGACAACCCGTGCGCTACAGGCGGCGATTGACTGGCCCGATCTCAAAAGTGTGGTGGTGTATCTACCGGGGGAATTGGCTCCGGTGATGGGGGCGGCGATCGCCACCCTTCTCGCGCCACCCTCCACCCCCAGCACCGATGACCGCCTTGAACGCCCCACCGCCCTCGCTGTCAGCCGCCAACGGCGGGCCCAACCCGTCGCCCCCGCCCCCACCGAACGCCTCAAACCCCTCCCGAAACTCGTACTCTACTGCCCCGGCGGCTTAACCGACGTGGATCTTGCCGCTTTGGACACCTTACCCATCCACAGCGTCACCACCATTGACCAACTCCTCGCCGCCTTGACCGCCTAA
- a CDS encoding adenylate/guanylate cyclase domain-containing protein yields the protein MNSGILPYLLLRTATGKRYLPLVGRNHWTIGRGAENNFVIPDRWISRNHAMLQYTETGIFYLIDLGSRNGTFINGRRVNVPVVLKSGDHVTFGQSELRFFFGNTNQENTDQLSAKDTQTSVLHVRRLMSVLVVDIRNFTVLTRKLDEKILSKLIGDWFRQAGQIIRESGSWVDKYIGDAVMSIWFHGEQAIAKDDVLSIFQAVSDLNKMTADLGNHYTLPFPLRIGVGINTGYAMVGNTGTGDRPDYTAIGDTVNAAFRLESCTKQIHRDIALGESTYNYLADLGRAQQRFSQYTVSLKGYETPTITYASTFEDLDNFLLDKLLWDNNVI from the coding sequence ATGAATTCGGGAATCCTTCCATATCTATTACTACGCACAGCTACCGGCAAACGCTACTTGCCGTTGGTGGGTCGTAACCATTGGACGATTGGGCGGGGAGCGGAGAATAACTTTGTGATTCCGGATCGGTGGATTTCCCGGAATCACGCCATGTTGCAATATACCGAAACCGGCATTTTTTATCTGATTGATCTGGGCAGTCGCAACGGCACATTTATTAATGGGCGGCGGGTCAATGTGCCCGTGGTGCTCAAGAGTGGCGATCATGTCACCTTTGGTCAAAGCGAACTACGGTTTTTCTTTGGCAATACCAACCAAGAGAACACGGATCAGCTTAGCGCCAAAGACACCCAAACCTCGGTGCTCCATGTGCGGCGCTTGATGTCGGTGCTGGTGGTGGATATTCGGAATTTTACGGTGTTGACACGCAAACTGGATGAAAAGATCCTCTCGAAATTAATCGGGGATTGGTTCCGGCAAGCGGGTCAGATTATCCGTGAATCGGGGAGTTGGGTGGATAAATATATCGGCGATGCGGTGATGTCGATCTGGTTCCACGGCGAGCAGGCGATCGCCAAAGATGATGTCCTCTCGATTTTCCAAGCCGTCAGCGACCTCAACAAAATGACCGCCGACCTCGGCAACCACTACACCTTACCCTTTCCCCTGCGCATTGGCGTGGGGATTAACACCGGCTACGCCATGGTTGGTAATACGGGAACGGGCGATCGCCCCGACTACACCGCGATCGGCGACACCGTCAACGCCGCCTTTCGCCTCGAATCCTGCACCAAACAAATCCACCGCGACATTGCCCTCGGCGAATCCACCTACAACTACCTCGCCGATCTCGGTCGCGCCCAACAACGCTTCAGCCAATACACCGTCTCCCTCAAAGGCTACGAAACCCCCACAATCACCTACGCCTCCACCTTTGAAGACCTCGACAATTTCCTCCTCGACAAACTCCTCTGGGACAACAACGTCATCTAA
- a CDS encoding VanZ family protein, protein MKTTSVQPISWVLGAIYGLLLVMISWLAYTDNLPDYLGRIPHYDLIGHFFLYFVATYVGHRMLRGRRLSLWGWRIPLFPLIFGIITVVDEFTQALSPVRTFSGLDLLMSLIGLAVGYGLAEQARDRPATHPDSTR, encoded by the coding sequence ATGAAAACAACGTCTGTGCAACCGATTTCCTGGGTCTTGGGGGCGATCTATGGGCTGCTGTTGGTGATGATTTCCTGGCTGGCCTATACCGATAATCTGCCGGACTATTTGGGGCGAATCCCTCACTACGACCTGATCGGGCATTTCTTTTTGTATTTTGTGGCGACCTATGTGGGGCATCGGATGCTGCGGGGACGGCGGCTCAGTCTGTGGGGGTGGCGCATTCCTCTCTTTCCCTTGATTTTTGGGATTATTACCGTCGTGGATGAATTTACCCAGGCGTTGTCCCCCGTGCGCACCTTTAGCGGTTTGGATTTGCTGATGAGTTTGATCGGGCTGGCGGTGGGGTACGGGTTGGCAGAACAGGCCCGCGATCGCCCGGCAACCCATCCCGATTCAACACGTTAA
- a CDS encoding rhodanese-related sulfurtransferase — protein sequence MTQIIATFYKFVALPDCVDRMAQLRDLSQGWAVQGTLLLASEGINGAIAGSAAAVERAIADLRTLPPFADLTPKLATTPTPPFQRLKIKQKAEIVTFGIPDADPHRAVGTYVAPADWNALITRPDVVLVDTRNDYEVQIGTFQGAHDPRTASFREFPHYVQDHLNPHTHPKVALFCTGGIRCEKATSYLLQQGFPEVYHLQGGILNYLDQIPPEQSLWQGECFVFDERVTVQPDLTPGNYTLCHHCGYPLRQGTTICPDCQAEQSPS from the coding sequence ATGACCCAGATCATCGCCACCTTTTATAAATTTGTTGCGTTGCCCGATTGTGTAGACCGGATGGCTCAACTGCGGGATCTGAGCCAGGGCTGGGCGGTGCAGGGGACATTATTACTCGCATCTGAGGGGATTAATGGCGCGATCGCTGGGTCTGCCGCAGCGGTGGAGAGGGCGATCGCCGACTTACGCACCCTGCCCCCCTTTGCCGACCTCACCCCCAAACTTGCCACCACCCCCACCCCCCCCTTCCAACGCCTCAAAATCAAACAGAAAGCCGAAATCGTCACCTTCGGCATCCCCGACGCTGACCCGCATCGCGCCGTCGGAACCTACGTCGCCCCCGCAGACTGGAACGCTTTAATCACCCGTCCCGATGTTGTCCTCGTGGACACCCGCAACGATTACGAGGTACAAATCGGCACATTCCAGGGCGCTCATGATCCACGCACGGCATCTTTCCGCGAATTTCCCCACTACGTCCAAGACCACCTCAACCCCCACACCCATCCGAAAGTTGCCCTCTTTTGTACTGGCGGCATTCGCTGCGAAAAAGCCACCTCCTATCTGCTTCAGCAGGGTTTTCCGGAGGTCTATCATCTCCAGGGCGGCATTCTTAACTATTTAGACCAGATTCCCCCAGAGCAAAGCCTGTGGCAAGGGGAATGTTTTGTCTTTGATGAACGGGTCACGGTACAGCCGGATCTGACCCCCGGCAACTATACCCTCTGCCATCACTGTGGCTATCCTCTGCGTCAGGGTACAACCATCTGCCCGGACTGTCAGGCTGAACAGTCCCCGTCATGA
- a CDS encoding FGGY-family carbohydrate kinase, giving the protein MTIYIGLDFGTSGARLVAITALGDVIATAQVPWTDGGETASWQRGLTSLLDAIPIAVRQQTAVLAINGTSSTVILCDRTGQPLVPALLYNDDRGKTVKKSLAALAPPDHLVQSATSSLAKVLWWQVNSDCTLWPQARYLLHQADWLAAQLHGRWGITDYHNALKLGYDVEQLRYPDWLQAWEGFRLCPQVVEPGTPVGTVTAAVAARFGFPPDCQVCAGTTDSIAAFLASGVMQPGEAVTSLGSTLVLKLLSDRPVHDLAAGVYSHRLGQRWLTGGASNTGGAVLAAFFDPAELAALSEQIDGTQPSPLQYYPLLKPGDRFPINDPTLAPCLEPRPADSGAFLHGLLDSMARIEAEGYARLAALGATPLTQVWTAGGGAQNGAWMALRQRRLGVPVVRSPQQEAAYGTARLAQWQGLRQF; this is encoded by the coding sequence ATGACGATTTATATCGGGTTAGATTTTGGGACATCGGGAGCGCGTTTGGTGGCCATCACCGCCCTTGGTGATGTGATCGCGACAGCACAAGTTCCCTGGACAGATGGGGGTGAAACTGCGTCATGGCAACGGGGGTTAACGTCGTTACTGGACGCGATCCCGATCGCAGTCCGGCAACAGACCGCTGTCCTGGCCATTAATGGCACATCTTCTACTGTAATCCTATGCGATCGCACAGGTCAGCCCCTTGTGCCTGCTTTGCTTTACAACGACGATCGCGGCAAAACCGTAAAAAAATCCCTGGCCGCCCTGGCTCCGCCGGATCACCTGGTTCAGAGTGCCACCTCTAGTTTGGCGAAGGTGCTCTGGTGGCAGGTTAACAGCGATTGCACCCTGTGGCCACAGGCGCGGTATCTGCTCCATCAAGCGGACTGGCTCGCGGCGCAACTCCACGGGCGGTGGGGCATCACCGACTATCACAACGCCTTGAAATTGGGCTACGACGTGGAGCAGCTACGGTATCCAGATTGGTTGCAGGCGTGGGAGGGGTTTCGGCTTTGCCCCCAGGTGGTGGAGCCGGGAACGCCCGTCGGGACTGTGACGGCAGCGGTGGCGGCGCGGTTTGGTTTCCCCCCAGATTGTCAGGTCTGTGCAGGGACGACGGATAGTATTGCGGCGTTTTTGGCCAGTGGGGTGATGCAACCGGGGGAGGCGGTGACCTCGTTGGGGTCAACGCTGGTGTTGAAATTGTTGAGCGATCGCCCGGTGCATGATCTGGCGGCGGGGGTCTATAGCCATCGCTTGGGGCAACGGTGGTTAACGGGGGGCGCGTCGAATACGGGCGGGGCGGTGTTGGCGGCGTTTTTCGATCCGGCGGAACTCGCGGCATTGAGTGAGCAGATCGACGGGACGCAGCCGAGTCCGTTGCAGTATTATCCCCTGCTGAAACCGGGCGATCGCTTCCCGATCAACGACCCCACCTTAGCCCCCTGTCTTGAACCGCGACCCGCTGATTCGGGGGCCTTTCTCCACGGCCTCCTTGACAGCATGGCCCGGATCGAAGCCGAGGGCTATGCTCGCCTCGCCGCCCTGGGCGCAACGCCGTTAACCCAAGTTTGGACGGCGGGCGGCGGCGCACAAAATGGGGCTTGGATGGCCTTGCGGCAACGACGGTTAGGGGTTCCGGTGGTGCGATCGCCCCAACAGGAGGCGGCCTACGGGACGGCACGGCTCGCCCAATGGCAAGGTTTACGCCAGTTTTAA
- the hisS gene encoding histidine--tRNA ligase: MGTIKALRGTRDILPEEVGYWQQVEAIARSVFGNALYSEVRPPIFEQTELFARGIGEATDVVGKEMYTFTDRGDRSITLRPEFTAGVVRAFIEHKLGAKRNVQRLWYGGPVFRYERPQAGRQRQFHQIGAELIGSESPAADVEVIAVATDILQQLGLKSLQLEINSVGNQSDRTAYRAALIEFLTPHKADLDADSQDRLTRNPLRILDSKDPNTQAIVQNAPQLLDYLSDASRHHFEQVQAMLTTLGIEYRINPRLVRGLDYYTHTAFEIQSTDLGAQATVCGGGRYDGLVSELGGSATPAVGWAMGVERLILLLEQLRGEDAPTAWAQVYLVSQGDRATAQGMKLAQALRQAGLRVEFDLSGAAFKKQFKRADRSGASLCLVLGESEAEAGMVGLKWLKTQEQTQQSQADLLGSLATLKQRLAKDAMEQG, translated from the coding sequence ATGGGTACAATTAAGGCGCTGCGGGGCACACGGGATATTTTGCCGGAGGAAGTGGGGTACTGGCAACAGGTGGAAGCGATCGCCCGCTCGGTGTTTGGGAATGCGCTTTATAGTGAAGTGCGGCCACCGATTTTTGAGCAGACGGAATTGTTTGCGCGGGGCATTGGTGAAGCCACCGATGTGGTGGGGAAAGAAATGTATACGTTCACGGATCGGGGCGATCGCAGTATTACCCTCCGGCCGGAATTTACGGCGGGGGTGGTGCGGGCCTTCATTGAGCATAAACTAGGGGCGAAACGTAATGTACAGCGGCTCTGGTATGGGGGGCCGGTGTTTCGCTACGAGCGACCCCAAGCGGGACGGCAGCGGCAGTTTCATCAAATTGGGGCGGAGTTGATCGGCAGTGAGTCCCCGGCGGCGGATGTGGAAGTGATCGCCGTGGCGACGGATATTTTGCAGCAGTTGGGGTTGAAGTCGCTGCAATTGGAGATTAATTCCGTGGGGAATCAGAGCGATCGCACCGCCTACCGCGCCGCCTTGATCGAGTTCCTCACCCCCCACAAGGCGGATCTTGATGCCGATTCCCAAGACCGCCTCACCCGTAACCCCCTGCGCATCCTCGACAGCAAAGACCCGAACACGCAAGCGATCGTTCAAAATGCGCCCCAGCTTTTGGACTATCTCAGCGATGCCTCTCGCCACCATTTCGAGCAGGTGCAGGCAATGCTAACCACCTTGGGGATTGAGTATCGGATTAATCCGCGTCTGGTGCGGGGGTTGGACTACTACACCCATACGGCCTTTGAGATTCAGTCTACGGATCTCGGTGCTCAGGCGACGGTGTGCGGCGGCGGTCGCTATGACGGGCTAGTGTCGGAGTTGGGCGGTAGTGCGACTCCGGCGGTGGGTTGGGCGATGGGGGTGGAGCGGTTGATCTTGCTGCTGGAGCAGTTGAGGGGTGAGGATGCGCCAACGGCATGGGCGCAGGTGTATTTGGTGTCTCAGGGCGATCGCGCCACGGCCCAAGGGATGAAATTAGCCCAGGCATTACGTCAGGCGGGGCTGCGGGTGGAATTTGACCTCAGCGGGGCAGCGTTTAAAAAACAATTCAAGCGGGCGGATCGCAGTGGCGCATCCCTTTGTCTGGTTCTGGGCGAAAGCGAGGCCGAAGCGGGAATGGTTGGCCTAAAATGGCTGAAAACTCAGGAGCAGACCCAGCAGTCCCAAGCGGATTTGCTCGGTTCATTAGCTACACTGAAGCAACGCTTGGCTAAGGATGCGATGGAGCAGGGGTGA
- a CDS encoding class I SAM-dependent methyltransferase, with the protein MTATSPAPRLATHAVNALLNIKPLAALAKNRARAMMINRAERIGVPWRDRVAELRQLDWEPHRAQVENPDLDYPEYYYRAFHAYDQGNLSWDAALEVECAAHTVHAPLYPNAGKDGDKRGDQHLRSSYHEVLQGQIPTPPRDILDLGCSVGMSTFALQDVYPDAQITGLELSPYFLAVAQYHSEQRDRAITWRHGAAEQTGLPDASFDLVSACLIFHELPLTAARDIFKEARRLLRPGGHFAMMDMNPRSQIYQKMPPYILTLLKSTEPYLDQYFALDVDQELPAAGFAPPTITPNTIRHRAIVTQAI; encoded by the coding sequence ATGACTGCCACCTCCCCCGCTCCCCGTCTGGCGACCCACGCGGTTAACGCCCTCCTCAACATCAAACCCCTGGCCGCCCTCGCCAAAAACCGCGCCCGCGCCATGATGATCAACCGGGCTGAACGGATCGGCGTGCCGTGGCGCGATCGCGTCGCTGAACTGCGTCAACTGGATTGGGAACCCCACCGCGCCCAAGTGGAAAACCCCGACCTTGACTATCCCGAATACTATTACCGCGCCTTCCACGCCTACGACCAAGGCAACCTCAGTTGGGATGCCGCCCTCGAAGTGGAATGCGCTGCCCATACTGTCCACGCGCCCCTCTATCCCAACGCGGGCAAAGACGGCGACAAACGCGGCGATCAACACCTGCGATCGAGCTATCACGAGGTGTTACAAGGGCAGATCCCCACGCCCCCCCGTGACATTCTCGACCTCGGCTGTAGTGTGGGCATGAGCACCTTCGCCCTTCAGGATGTGTATCCCGACGCTCAGATCACCGGCCTTGAACTCTCCCCCTATTTCCTCGCCGTCGCCCAGTACCACAGCGAACAGCGCGATCGCGCCATCACTTGGCGACATGGAGCCGCAGAACAAACCGGCCTGCCTGATGCCTCCTTTGATCTCGTCTCCGCCTGTTTAATTTTCCACGAATTACCCCTCACCGCCGCCCGCGATATTTTCAAAGAAGCGCGGCGACTCCTGCGGCCTGGTGGTCATTTCGCCATGATGGATATGAATCCGCGATCGCAAATCTACCAAAAAATGCCCCCCTACATCCTCACCCTCCTCAAAAGCACTGAACCCTACCTCGATCAATACTTCGCCCTCGATGTAGACCAAGAACTCCCCGCCGCCGGATTCGCTCCCCCCACCATCACCCCCAACACAATCCGCCATCGTGCGATCGTCACCCAAGCGATCTAA
- a CDS encoding homoserine dehydrogenase, whose translation MTYNIGLLGLGTVGTGTAEILLNPDGRSPLLRDIRIHRVGVRALNKPRTVDFEPGVLTTNLDAIVADPEIDIIVELIGGVERARELILAAIAHGKHIVTANKAVIARHGDEIFSAAQTAGVYVLLEAAVGGGIPIIQPLKQSLGGNRIERVTGIINGTTNYILTQMQDEGAAFDDVLAEAQALGYAEADPTADVDGFDAADKISILASLAFGGRVRYEDIDRQGIRNISPADITYAQQLGFTIKLLAIAQWSTAQNSLHLRVGPTLVTNHHPLASVNGVFNAILIDADPLGQVMFYGPGAGKGATASAVTADLLNITALLQSEKLEDGLHPLLTCTHTDYCPITPTEAVETRFYARFLCGDRPGVIGHLGTCFGDHNVSLESIVQIGYHQDQAEVVVVTHDVREGDFHAALDAIHGFEEIDDIHIASVFRVL comes from the coding sequence GTGACATACAATATCGGACTATTAGGGCTGGGCACCGTGGGGACAGGCACAGCAGAGATTTTGCTCAACCCCGACGGTCGGAGTCCTCTGCTCAGGGATATTCGGATTCATCGGGTCGGCGTGCGTGCCCTCAACAAACCCCGGACGGTAGACTTTGAACCCGGTGTTTTAACCACTAACCTGGATGCGATCGTCGCTGACCCCGAAATTGACATCATTGTGGAATTAATCGGCGGCGTTGAACGGGCGCGGGAATTGATCCTCGCGGCGATCGCCCACGGCAAACATATCGTCACCGCCAACAAAGCCGTCATTGCCCGCCACGGCGATGAAATCTTCTCCGCTGCCCAAACCGCAGGCGTGTATGTTCTCCTCGAAGCCGCCGTCGGCGGCGGGATTCCCATTATTCAACCCCTCAAGCAATCCCTGGGCGGCAACCGAATCGAGCGCGTCACTGGCATCATCAACGGCACAACGAACTACATCCTCACCCAAATGCAAGATGAGGGAGCCGCCTTTGATGATGTTCTCGCCGAAGCCCAAGCCCTGGGCTATGCCGAAGCTGACCCCACCGCAGATGTGGATGGCTTTGATGCGGCTGATAAAATTTCGATCCTCGCCTCCCTTGCGTTTGGGGGACGGGTTCGCTACGAAGACATCGACCGCCAAGGGATTCGCAACATCAGTCCAGCGGATATTACCTATGCCCAACAACTGGGCTTCACAATTAAATTGCTGGCGATCGCCCAATGGAGCACCGCCCAAAACTCCCTACACCTCCGCGTCGGCCCCACCCTCGTCACCAATCACCACCCCCTCGCCAGCGTCAACGGGGTATTTAACGCTATCTTGATCGATGCCGATCCCCTCGGTCAGGTGATGTTCTATGGCCCCGGAGCCGGCAAAGGAGCCACCGCCAGCGCCGTCACCGCTGACCTGCTCAATATCACCGCCCTGCTCCAAAGCGAAAAACTCGAAGACGGCCTCCATCCCCTCCTCACCTGCACCCACACCGACTATTGCCCGATCACCCCCACTGAAGCGGTGGAAACCCGATTCTATGCGCGGTTCCTCTGTGGCGATCGCCCTGGGGTAATCGGCCATCTCGGCACTTGCTTCGGTGACCATAATGTGAGCTTAGAATCCATCGTCCAAATCGGCTACCACCAGGATCAAGCCGAAGTTGTGGTGGTGACTCACGACGTGCGCGAAGGGGATTTTCATGCGGCCCTTGATGCGATTCACGGCTTTGAAGAAATCGACGATATTCACATTGCTAGTGTGTTTCGGGTGTTGTAA